A single region of the Ramlibacter henchirensis genome encodes:
- a CDS encoding protein arginine N-methyltransferase yields the protein MNSTLDRVKQGFREGRHAQAIAECEALCRQEPSNLAARRLCAKMHALTGNYTRALELFRALRNPDREDGEILFNIGACEKELKRFDEAAATFATYTDKFPNDAGGWANLADCKFQLNEFDEGLRLARKAIGADPSLAPELARSRVQRGDSLQGEGRLLEAAADYKAALAIAPGDAATLKKATTCLLESNRGPEAIELCRDVLRADPDSLTAKLGAEWLLSQMVPIWHVPMMNEQERNGAFHAALQSAVSSQDTVLEIGTGSGLLAMMAARLGAKKVFTCEAVPLVADTATRIVERNGYADRVTVLAKPSQAVQLGQDLPGKADVLVHEIFSSELLGENVLSAIEDAKVRLLKPGGKILPAAASIMVALVTGEDLAKNLHVAESFGFDLSQFNAIQPRKRPLYREDLAPALMSEPVEAFRFDFLKQTSFPAEKKRIQVAVTQAGVCHGLIQWIRLDFGNGIVYENHPSARKPVSNWQHTIYAFEAPVRLEAGSRIAINAWHDRSRPWFERAAEPAR from the coding sequence ATGAATTCGACACTCGACCGGGTGAAGCAAGGCTTCCGCGAAGGCCGGCATGCGCAGGCCATCGCCGAGTGCGAGGCCTTGTGCCGGCAAGAGCCGTCCAACCTCGCGGCGCGCAGGCTGTGCGCCAAGATGCACGCCCTCACCGGCAACTACACGCGCGCGCTGGAGCTCTTTCGTGCGCTGCGCAATCCGGACAGGGAAGACGGCGAGATCCTCTTCAACATCGGCGCTTGCGAGAAGGAACTGAAGCGCTTCGATGAAGCCGCGGCCACGTTCGCGACCTACACGGACAAGTTCCCGAACGATGCCGGCGGCTGGGCCAACCTCGCGGACTGCAAGTTCCAGCTGAACGAGTTCGACGAAGGGCTGCGCCTGGCCCGCAAGGCCATCGGCGCAGATCCTTCGCTGGCGCCGGAACTCGCCCGCTCGCGGGTGCAGCGCGGCGATTCGTTGCAAGGCGAGGGGCGGCTGCTGGAGGCTGCAGCCGACTACAAGGCCGCGCTGGCGATCGCGCCCGGTGACGCGGCGACGCTGAAGAAGGCGACGACCTGCCTGCTCGAATCGAACCGCGGGCCCGAGGCCATCGAGCTGTGTCGCGATGTCTTGCGCGCGGACCCGGACAGCCTCACCGCGAAGCTAGGGGCCGAGTGGCTCCTGAGCCAGATGGTTCCGATCTGGCACGTGCCCATGATGAACGAGCAGGAGCGCAACGGGGCGTTCCACGCCGCGCTGCAATCGGCCGTCTCGTCCCAGGACACGGTGCTGGAGATCGGCACGGGCTCGGGTCTGCTGGCGATGATGGCCGCGAGGCTCGGCGCGAAGAAGGTGTTCACCTGCGAGGCCGTGCCGCTGGTGGCCGACACCGCCACCAGGATCGTGGAGCGCAACGGCTACGCGGACCGGGTCACGGTCTTGGCCAAGCCTTCGCAGGCCGTGCAGCTCGGGCAGGACCTGCCGGGCAAGGCCGACGTCCTGGTGCACGAGATCTTCTCGAGCGAACTGCTCGGCGAGAACGTGCTCTCCGCGATCGAAGATGCCAAGGTCCGCCTGCTCAAGCCCGGCGGAAAGATCCTGCCGGCGGCGGCCAGCATCATGGTTGCGCTGGTGACCGGTGAAGACCTCGCGAAAAACCTTCACGTCGCCGAATCCTTCGGCTTCGACTTGAGCCAGTTCAACGCGATCCAGCCGAGGAAGCGGCCGCTCTATCGCGAGGATCTCGCGCCAGCCCTCATGAGCGAGCCGGTCGAAGCCTTCCGCTTCGATTTCCTGAAGCAGACGAGCTTTCCCGCCGAGAAGAAGCGCATCCAGGTGGCCGTGACGCAAGCCGGCGTGTGCCACGGACTCATCCAGTGGATCCGGCTCGACTTCGGCAACGGCATCGTCTACGAGAACCATCCCTCCGCGCGCAAGCCGGTGTCCAACTGGCAGCACACGATCTACGCGTTCGAAGCGCCCGTGCGCCTGGAGGCGGGCTCGCGGATTGCGATCAATGCGTGGCACGACCGCTCTCGGCCGTGGTTCGAACGGGCCGCCGAACCGGCTCGCTGA
- a CDS encoding PLP-dependent aminotransferase family protein — MPLPFASRLDNVETSAIRELFKLLGKPGIISFAGGFPDSAMFDVDGLREASQKALAEEPGGALQYGATEGYEPLRAQLAAFEKGKGVQGLEPQQLIVTTGSQQALDLVGKTLVGPGDKVIVEGPTFLATIQCFRLYGADLVSAPIDSQGVQVDRLEALIREHKPKFVYLIPTFGNPSGALLSLERRRKVLELAVKYQTLVVEDDPYGDLYFTAQPPPPSLLALSHEVPGSREWLAHCGSMSKVLSPGLRVGWLVAPAELLAKATMCKQFSDAHTSTFAQATAAQYLKSGRMPDTLKRVRRVYAERAQAMGDSLKRELGDAIEFTQPQGGLFFWARLTGAGGKISDAGEFAKRAIEKGVAFVPGAPFFAKEPDRAALRLSFATADVEKIREGVARLGTALAS, encoded by the coding sequence ATGCCCCTCCCATTCGCATCCCGCCTCGACAACGTCGAAACCTCGGCCATCCGCGAGCTGTTCAAGCTGCTGGGCAAGCCGGGCATCATCTCCTTCGCCGGCGGGTTTCCGGACAGCGCGATGTTCGACGTCGACGGGCTGCGCGAGGCCAGCCAGAAGGCGCTGGCCGAAGAACCGGGTGGTGCGCTGCAGTACGGCGCGACCGAAGGGTACGAGCCGCTGCGCGCGCAGCTCGCCGCCTTCGAGAAGGGCAAGGGCGTGCAGGGCCTGGAGCCGCAGCAGCTGATCGTCACCACCGGCAGCCAGCAGGCGCTGGACCTGGTGGGCAAGACGCTGGTCGGGCCCGGTGACAAGGTCATCGTCGAAGGCCCGACCTTCCTGGCCACGATCCAGTGCTTCCGCCTCTATGGCGCCGACCTGGTGTCCGCGCCGATCGACTCGCAAGGCGTGCAGGTGGACCGGCTCGAAGCGCTGATCCGCGAGCACAAGCCCAAGTTCGTCTACCTGATCCCCACCTTCGGCAACCCGAGCGGCGCGCTGCTCTCGCTGGAGCGGCGGCGCAAGGTGCTGGAGCTGGCGGTGAAGTACCAGACGCTGGTCGTGGAAGACGATCCCTACGGCGATCTCTACTTCACTGCGCAGCCGCCGCCGCCTTCGCTGCTGGCCCTGAGCCACGAGGTGCCGGGCTCGCGCGAGTGGCTGGCGCACTGCGGCAGCATGAGCAAGGTGCTCTCGCCGGGCCTGCGCGTCGGCTGGCTCGTCGCGCCGGCCGAGCTGCTGGCCAAGGCCACGATGTGCAAGCAGTTCAGCGACGCGCACACCAGCACCTTCGCGCAGGCGACCGCGGCGCAATACCTCAAGAGCGGGCGCATGCCCGACACGTTGAAGCGCGTACGGCGCGTGTATGCCGAGCGTGCGCAGGCGATGGGCGATTCGCTCAAGCGCGAACTCGGCGACGCCATCGAGTTCACGCAGCCCCAGGGCGGCCTGTTCTTCTGGGCGCGGCTGACCGGCGCGGGCGGGAAGATCAGCGATGCGGGCGAGTTCGCGAAACGCGCGATCGAGAAGGGCGTGGCCTTCGTTCCCGGCGCGCCGTTCTTCGCGAAGGAACCGGATCGCGCGGCCCTGCGGCTGTCGTTCGCGACGGCCGACGTGGAAAAGATCCGCGAAGGTGTCGCACGCCTGGGCACCGCGCTGGCTTCCTGA
- a CDS encoding FAD-binding oxidoreductase, whose product MSLVSQLQSLLGQDAVLTAEPDVAAYVEDWRGRYRGRAACVVLPSSTAQVSAVMKACHEARVPVVPQGGNTSLCEGAVPRNDAEPAVVVSLARMRRIRTIDEANNSMVVDAGCVLAAIQQAAAERGRLYPVSLGAEGSCQIGGNIATNAGGTGVLRYGNTRDNVLGLEVVLPDGRVWDGLYALRKNNTGLDLKHLFIGSEGTLGVITGATLKLHPLPTAHAVAWIAVASPQAALDVLGLFQQRCGGVLSAYEMINDVQLKIVVDHVPGRRAPLPVSHAWHVLVELADTGGEDVLHEALQQVLEQGSEAGLVHDAVVATSGAQRAAFWEVRHSVSEGNKKAGMGINTDCAVPVSAVPAFIERATQAAHAVVPGAPIIIVAHLGDGNVHFIPQASFEQWRSWPDADAVAHQVKHAVNEVAHSLGGTFSAEHGVGQVLTQEMALFKPAVEIDLMRGIKALLDPQQLLNPGRLLPAASNPPR is encoded by the coding sequence ATGTCCCTCGTTTCACAGCTGCAGTCCCTGCTGGGCCAGGATGCCGTGCTCACTGCGGAGCCCGATGTCGCCGCTTATGTGGAGGACTGGCGCGGTCGCTACCGGGGCCGCGCCGCTTGCGTGGTGCTGCCGTCCAGCACTGCCCAGGTCTCGGCCGTGATGAAGGCGTGCCACGAGGCCCGGGTGCCGGTCGTGCCCCAGGGCGGCAACACCAGCCTGTGCGAAGGGGCGGTGCCGCGCAATGACGCGGAGCCCGCCGTCGTGGTCAGCCTCGCGCGGATGCGCCGCATCCGCACCATCGACGAGGCCAACAATTCGATGGTGGTCGACGCGGGCTGCGTCCTCGCGGCCATCCAGCAGGCGGCGGCGGAGCGGGGGCGGCTCTACCCGGTGAGCCTGGGGGCCGAGGGCTCCTGCCAGATCGGCGGCAACATCGCGACCAACGCCGGCGGCACCGGCGTCCTGCGCTACGGCAACACGCGCGACAACGTCCTCGGCCTCGAAGTCGTGCTGCCCGACGGCCGCGTCTGGGACGGCCTGTACGCCCTTCGCAAGAACAACACCGGCTTGGACCTCAAGCACCTGTTCATCGGCTCCGAAGGCACGCTGGGCGTGATCACCGGCGCCACGCTGAAGCTGCACCCGCTGCCGACTGCGCACGCCGTGGCTTGGATCGCGGTGGCCTCGCCGCAGGCGGCGCTGGACGTCCTGGGCCTGTTCCAGCAGCGCTGCGGTGGCGTGCTGTCGGCCTACGAGATGATCAACGACGTGCAGCTGAAGATCGTGGTCGACCACGTGCCCGGCCGGCGCGCGCCGCTGCCGGTGTCGCACGCCTGGCACGTTTTGGTCGAGCTGGCCGACACCGGTGGCGAAGATGTCCTGCACGAAGCGCTCCAGCAGGTGCTGGAGCAGGGCTCCGAGGCCGGCCTGGTGCACGACGCGGTGGTCGCCACCAGCGGCGCCCAGCGCGCGGCGTTCTGGGAAGTGCGGCACAGCGTCTCGGAAGGCAACAAGAAGGCCGGAATGGGCATCAATACCGACTGCGCCGTGCCCGTCTCGGCCGTGCCCGCGTTCATCGAACGCGCCACGCAGGCGGCCCATGCCGTCGTGCCGGGCGCGCCGATCATCATCGTGGCCCACCTCGGCGACGGCAACGTCCACTTCATCCCGCAGGCCAGCTTCGAGCAATGGCGCTCCTGGCCCGACGCCGACGCGGTGGCGCACCAGGTCAAGCACGCCGTCAACGAAGTCGCGCACTCGCTGGGCGGCACCTTCAGTGCCGAGCACGGCGTCGGCCAGGTGCTCACGCAGGAGATGGCGCTGTTCAAGCCCGCGGTCGAGATCGACCTGATGCGCGGCATCAAGGCGCTGCTCGATCCCCAACAGCTTCTCAACCCCGGCCGCCTGCTACCGGCCGCGTCCAACCCGCCGCGCTAA
- a CDS encoding Bug family tripartite tricarboxylate transporter substrate binding protein gives MTTTRRKLLAWAGALATGLSCSLAAAQTFPAKPITIVVPNPPGGLVDGSARLLGDPLSRVLGQPVVIDNRGGASGNVAYGNVARAAPDGYTLLASYSAYHVGNPSLFPKMPWSQKDLAPVALITAATNAIAVHPSVPANNLQEFIAYLKKNPGRLSYASQGNGSLSHVGTEMFKMQTGTSMVHIPYRGSGPAIQDVLSGQVQVFMTTPPSVMGHIQAGKLKGLAVTSKARHPGLPQVPTTTEAGLKGFELEAWVAIFAPAGTPPDVVNRLTTAIKQSLEQPETRTRATTAGIELRYLPPSELAALVDRETAFWAKTIQTAKITAE, from the coding sequence ATGACCACCACCCGACGCAAGCTGCTGGCCTGGGCCGGCGCTCTGGCCACCGGGCTCTCTTGCAGCCTGGCCGCGGCCCAAACCTTTCCGGCCAAACCGATCACGATCGTGGTGCCCAACCCGCCCGGCGGGCTGGTGGACGGCTCGGCCCGGTTGCTGGGTGATCCGCTCTCGCGCGTGCTCGGCCAGCCGGTGGTGATCGACAACCGCGGCGGCGCCAGCGGCAACGTGGCTTACGGCAATGTGGCGCGCGCCGCACCCGACGGCTATACGCTGCTGGCCTCGTACTCGGCGTACCACGTGGGCAACCCATCGCTCTTCCCCAAGATGCCGTGGTCGCAGAAGGACCTGGCGCCGGTGGCCCTGATCACGGCGGCCACCAACGCGATCGCGGTCCATCCCTCCGTGCCGGCCAACAACCTGCAGGAGTTCATCGCGTACCTGAAGAAGAACCCCGGGCGATTGAGCTATGCGTCGCAGGGCAACGGCTCGCTGTCGCACGTGGGCACCGAGATGTTCAAGATGCAGACCGGCACCAGCATGGTCCACATCCCGTACCGCGGCTCCGGACCCGCGATCCAGGACGTGCTCTCGGGCCAGGTGCAGGTGTTCATGACCACGCCGCCCTCGGTGATGGGTCACATCCAGGCCGGCAAGTTGAAGGGCTTGGCGGTGACCAGCAAGGCGCGCCATCCGGGCCTGCCGCAGGTGCCCACCACCACCGAAGCCGGCCTCAAGGGCTTCGAACTGGAAGCGTGGGTGGCCATCTTCGCGCCGGCGGGCACGCCGCCGGACGTGGTCAACAGGCTGACCACCGCGATCAAGCAGTCGCTCGAGCAGCCCGAGACGCGCACGCGCGCCACGACCGCGGGCATCGAACTGCGCTACCTGCCGCCTTCGGAACTCGCGGCGCTGGTGGACCGCGAGACGGCGTTCTGGGCCAAGACGATCCAGACCGCGAAGATCACGGCCGAATAG
- a CDS encoding ABC transporter substrate-binding protein has product MNQTLHNPSRRRALQAAAVGIGALGAPAVLQYARAQSKRIVVRDDGGIYTKAYGAVYYKPFTEKTGIEVVGVQANAEPVAQIRSMVETKNYTWDMAKISQPAILLLTQGGKVYLEKHGLEEDPAVKTIPAHFMSPYGVGTNVYSTVLAYRTDAFKGRKAPNSWADFWNVKDFPGRRALRKHPFDTLEEASMASGVPTSQLYPLNLDKAFASLDQIKPKVDVWWNSGAQCEQMLKSGEVDMIATWVSRPQAAMADGAPVAIAWGQNLWGVDNWSILAGTPNANACREFIKFASDPKRMASLTEYFPAGVTQPEAFKHIKADIAKNCPTHPDNIKSGVQIDAKYWLENQAAVTEKFNAWVLK; this is encoded by the coding sequence ATGAACCAGACCCTCCACAACCCTTCTCGGCGGCGAGCCCTCCAGGCGGCAGCAGTCGGCATCGGGGCGCTCGGCGCGCCCGCGGTGCTGCAGTACGCACGGGCGCAGTCCAAGCGCATCGTGGTGCGCGACGACGGCGGCATCTACACCAAGGCGTACGGCGCCGTGTACTACAAGCCGTTCACCGAGAAGACGGGCATCGAGGTCGTGGGCGTGCAGGCCAACGCGGAGCCGGTGGCGCAGATCCGCAGCATGGTGGAGACGAAGAACTACACCTGGGACATGGCCAAGATCAGCCAGCCCGCCATCCTGCTGCTGACGCAAGGCGGCAAGGTCTACCTGGAGAAGCACGGCCTCGAGGAGGACCCGGCGGTCAAGACGATCCCGGCGCACTTCATGTCGCCGTACGGCGTCGGCACCAACGTGTACAGCACCGTGCTGGCCTACCGCACCGATGCCTTCAAGGGCCGCAAGGCGCCCAACTCCTGGGCCGACTTCTGGAACGTGAAGGACTTCCCCGGCCGCCGCGCGCTGCGCAAGCACCCGTTCGACACGCTGGAGGAGGCCTCGATGGCCTCGGGTGTGCCCACCTCGCAGCTGTACCCGCTGAACCTGGACAAGGCATTCGCGTCGCTCGACCAGATCAAGCCCAAGGTCGATGTGTGGTGGAACTCCGGCGCGCAGTGCGAGCAGATGCTCAAGTCCGGCGAAGTGGACATGATCGCCACCTGGGTCTCGCGTCCGCAAGCCGCGATGGCCGACGGCGCGCCGGTGGCCATCGCATGGGGCCAGAACCTCTGGGGCGTGGACAACTGGTCGATCCTGGCCGGCACGCCGAACGCGAACGCCTGCCGCGAGTTCATCAAGTTCGCTTCCGATCCCAAGCGCATGGCTTCGCTGACGGAGTACTTCCCCGCAGGCGTGACGCAGCCCGAAGCCTTCAAGCACATCAAGGCCGACATCGCGAAGAACTGCCCGACCCACCCGGACAACATCAAGAGCGGCGTGCAGATCGATGCGAAGTACTGGCTCGAGAACCAGGCCGCCGTCACCGAGAAGTTCAACGCCTGGGTCCTGAAGTGA
- a CDS encoding IclR family transcriptional regulator domain-containing protein: MRKTAAITTRQLTPAAGDKSFVTALQKGLDVLTCFNREASRLTLSEVARLAGSTPASARRSLHTLHALGYLDSDGKRFWAAPRALLVAHSYLASRPIPQLAQPLLDALAERTRQSATFGTLLGDDALIVARSTARRSLSTGLAIGSRLPGYCSALGRALLASLPAEEARRRIELMPKAPLTERTIWRSREVLALIDRGREEGWTQSDGELEIGVRSIAVPAFDREGRAVGAISMAVRAERMSMAEFREEMLPVLRKARDSLAQRLPRE; encoded by the coding sequence ATGCGCAAAACCGCTGCGATCACGACTCGGCAGCTCACGCCCGCCGCCGGTGACAAGAGCTTCGTCACGGCGCTGCAGAAGGGCCTGGATGTGCTGACCTGCTTCAACCGCGAGGCGTCGCGGCTCACCTTGTCCGAAGTGGCCCGGCTCGCCGGCAGCACCCCGGCATCGGCCCGCCGCTCGCTGCACACCTTGCATGCGCTCGGTTACCTGGACAGCGACGGCAAGCGGTTCTGGGCCGCGCCCCGCGCACTTCTGGTCGCGCACTCGTACCTGGCGTCGCGGCCCATTCCGCAACTGGCCCAGCCGCTGCTCGATGCGCTGGCCGAGCGCACGCGGCAGTCGGCGACGTTCGGCACGCTGCTGGGCGACGACGCGCTGATCGTGGCGCGCTCGACCGCCCGGCGCAGCCTCTCCACGGGCCTCGCCATCGGCTCGCGCCTGCCGGGCTACTGCTCGGCGCTCGGCCGTGCGCTGCTGGCCAGCCTGCCCGCCGAGGAGGCGCGGCGCCGCATCGAGCTGATGCCGAAGGCGCCGCTCACCGAGCGAACCATCTGGCGCTCGCGCGAGGTGCTCGCGCTGATCGATCGCGGTCGCGAAGAAGGATGGACCCAGAGCGACGGCGAACTGGAGATCGGCGTGCGCTCCATCGCCGTCCCGGCGTTCGACCGCGAGGGCCGCGCCGTCGGCGCGATCAGCATGGCCGTGCGCGCCGAACGCATGTCGATGGCGGAGTTCCGCGAGGAGATGCTGCCCGTGCTGCGCAAGGCGCGCGACTCGCTGGCGCAGCGGTTGCCCAGGGAGTAG
- a CDS encoding ArsR/SmtB family transcription factor, with translation MNTNQLARIAALVGEPARAGMLLALMDGRSLTAHELATAARITPATASRHLGLMVEGGLLRVNRQGRHRYHQLASAEVARVLEGLMQLAVAQQSAVAPLVGPRDAALRFARTCYDHLAGRLAVAIADRLVEERAVLLEGETAVVTDRAAAALASLGLQDVALREQGSAKRPPCRPCLDWGERRMHLAGRLGAMLCAHCLQQGWLLQQPRSRALGLSPRGATALRDWFGAQRWQELSEPASLAATR, from the coding sequence ATGAACACCAACCAGCTCGCCCGCATCGCCGCCCTGGTGGGCGAGCCGGCCCGCGCGGGCATGCTGCTGGCGCTGATGGACGGGCGTTCGCTCACCGCGCACGAGCTCGCCACCGCCGCGCGAATCACGCCGGCCACGGCCAGCCGGCACCTGGGGCTGATGGTGGAAGGCGGGCTGCTGCGCGTCAACCGCCAGGGCCGCCACCGCTACCACCAGCTGGCTTCTGCGGAAGTCGCGCGCGTGCTGGAAGGCTTGATGCAACTGGCCGTCGCGCAGCAATCGGCGGTGGCTCCGCTGGTGGGGCCGCGCGATGCTGCGCTGCGCTTCGCGCGCACCTGCTACGACCACCTCGCGGGCCGCCTGGCCGTTGCGATCGCCGACCGTCTGGTGGAAGAGCGCGCCGTGCTGCTGGAAGGCGAGACCGCGGTGGTGACCGATCGGGCCGCGGCGGCGCTCGCCAGCCTGGGCTTGCAAGACGTCGCCCTTCGCGAGCAGGGATCGGCAAAGCGCCCGCCCTGCCGGCCGTGCCTGGACTGGGGCGAGCGGCGCATGCATCTGGCCGGCCGCCTCGGCGCGATGCTGTGCGCGCATTGCCTGCAACAAGGCTGGCTGTTGCAGCAGCCCAGGTCGCGCGCTCTCGGCTTGTCGCCGCGCGGAGCGACGGCCTTGCGCGACTGGTTCGGCGCGCAGCGTTGGCAGGAGTTGAGCGAGCCTGCCTCGTTGGCGGCGACGCGCTGA
- a CDS encoding NIPSNAP family protein, with protein MQITCFIRYQVDPFQREAFRAYAQAWGRIIPRCGGHLLGYFLPHEGTNDIAWGLIGFDSLAAYEAYRARLRADPEGRENFARAQAQRFILREERSFCEAVPQTLDQRPAGSAS; from the coding sequence ATGCAGATCACCTGCTTCATCCGCTACCAGGTCGACCCCTTCCAGCGCGAGGCCTTCCGCGCCTACGCGCAGGCGTGGGGCCGGATCATCCCGCGCTGCGGCGGGCACCTGCTGGGCTACTTCCTGCCGCACGAGGGCACGAACGACATCGCCTGGGGCCTGATCGGCTTCGACAGCCTGGCCGCGTACGAGGCCTACCGGGCGCGCCTGCGCGCCGACCCAGAAGGCCGCGAGAACTTCGCGCGGGCGCAGGCACAGCGCTTCATCCTGCGCGAGGAGCGCAGCTTCTGCGAAGCGGTGCCGCAGACGCTGGACCAGCGGCCGGCCGGGAGCGCCTCATGA
- a CDS encoding antibiotic biosynthesis monooxygenase family protein, whose protein sequence is MIAVIFEVLPRDGRQQDYLDAAAGLRPLLEQVDGFISIERFQSLADPRKLLSLSFWRDEEAVARWRNLEAHRLVQQFGREQAFADYRLSVAQVVRRYGMEDREQAPADSRSRHERRDV, encoded by the coding sequence ATGATCGCGGTGATCTTCGAGGTGCTGCCGCGGGATGGACGGCAGCAGGACTACCTGGACGCCGCCGCCGGGCTGCGGCCGCTGCTGGAGCAGGTGGACGGCTTCATCTCGATCGAGCGGTTCCAGAGCCTGGCCGATCCGCGCAAGCTGCTGTCCCTGAGCTTCTGGCGCGACGAGGAAGCCGTGGCCCGCTGGCGCAACCTGGAGGCGCACCGGCTGGTGCAGCAGTTCGGCCGCGAACAGGCTTTCGCCGACTACCGGCTGAGCGTCGCGCAAGTGGTGCGGCGGTACGGCATGGAAGACCGCGAACAGGCGCCGGCCGATTCGCGGTCGCGGCACGAACGCCGTGACGTGTGA